One segment of Carya illinoinensis cultivar Pawnee chromosome 1, C.illinoinensisPawnee_v1, whole genome shotgun sequence DNA contains the following:
- the LOC122303402 gene encoding cucumber peeling cupredoxin-like encodes MEKFTSVVALFGVVAVLLLQCAAAQTVHVVGDSIGWSVPAGGVSTYETWAASKQFVVGDILSFNFVTNAHDVLQVPKESYDSCSSSNPIGDTITTGPANKTLSAAGTNYYICTIGRHCQSGQKLAVTVSGSPSAVPPTTSTPPSTPTPSTTPSPTSGTPADCAPTPASSPKSSPTSSPPTGQTTPGAMSPLPDSSSSSVFASLFISLLSITMAFLF; translated from the exons atggagaagtTCACGAGTGTTGTGGCCCTTTTTGGTGTTGTTGCTGTACTGCTATTACAATGCGCAGCAGCACAAACAGTACATGTGGTAGGAGATAGCATCGGTTGGAGTGTTCCAGCAGGTGGTGTTTCCACATACGAAACTTGGGCAGCCAGTAAGCAATTCGTAGTTGGTGACATCCTAT CTTTCAACTTCGTCACAAATGCGCACGATGTTCTTCAAGTACCGAAAGAATCTTATGACAGTTGCAGCTCGTCTAATCCTATCGGCGACACCATCACCACTGGCCCTGCCAACAAAACTCTGTCCGCTGCTGGCACCAACTACTACATCTGCACTATTGGCCGGCATTGTCAATCAGGCCAGAAGTTAGCCGTTACCGTCTCCGGCTCTCCAAGTGCTGTCCCGCCTACGACGAGTACTCCACCTTCCACCCCAACTCCTTCTACAACACCATCTCCCACATCAGGGACCCCTGCCGATTGCGCTCCAACTCCTGCATCGTCCCCGAAATCTTCCCCGACATCATCCCCACCCACTGGTCAGACCACTCCTGGGGCAATGTCACCGCTGCCTGATTCTTCATCATCTAGTGTTTTTGCTAGTttatttatctctttgttgtCCATTACCATGGCTTTCCTTTTCTAA